A single window of Kwoniella bestiolae CBS 10118 chromosome 4, complete sequence DNA harbors:
- a CDS encoding A/G-specific adenine glycosylase: MRASSSRSPSIISIQDSEGSDYTPIANSPPKRTSVKRKRTAVTTTKKAQVKAKVKKEVEDEDGIVDMEDVVGPSIVRDHGMEYHAVGDIEGLQRDLLDWFEACREKRGMPWRKRYDHKLSMEKKGQRAYEIWVSEVMLQQTQVATVIAYWKRWIEKWPTIADLAKADVEEVNAMWRGLGYYRRARSLLAGAKTVMSKSKYNGRLPDDPLVLEKEIDGVGRYTAGAICSMAYGVRTPIVDGNIHRLLTRLLALHAPQTAPSTIKFLWTAAEELVHSLPEVDGIAGDWNQALMELGSQVCKPVSPDCAACPLRQGCKAYSEMSNKPPLPEKQDSACNLCAPIPLSTGTELIPSVTVFPMRKEKKVSRAEEESVLVLEWRRENDDERKWLFVKRPEKGLLAGLFEPPTTPVPISSTSSRCLEASMKALKDYIDIQPEMGEHRYVSSIPHIFSHINMTYHIHHSIITTPPSPSVLPTASRQGVWLSEEEVVHANVGTGVKKVWAEVYGSWGSFDTTQPTRSKAATKKGGAKGDKKRPLEEVVKNENGKIVKKVMMPAMPSRKAKEVAS; the protein is encoded by the exons ATGCGAGCGAGCTCCTCTAGATCACCTTCAATAATCTCCATACAAGATTCAGAAGGGAGCGACTACACTCCCATAGCGAACAGTCCACCCAAGAGGACCTCGGTGAAACGAAAGCGGACTGCTGTGACTACCACCAAGAAAGCACAAGTCAAAGCTAAAGTTAagaaagaggttgaggacgaagatgggatagTGGACATGGAGGATGTCGTCGGACCGAGTATAGTGAGAGATCATGGGATGGAGTATCATGCTGTGGGTGACATCGAGGGATTACAGCGGGATTTACTAGATTGGTTTGAGGCTTGCAG ggagaagagagggatgcCATGGAGGAAGCGGTACGATCATAAGCTTAGTATGGAGAAAAAAGGTCAAAGGGCTTATGAA ATATGGG TCTCAGAAGTCATGTTACAGCAGACTCAAGTTGCTACG GTCATAGCGTactggaagagatggattgagAAATGGCCTACTATAGCTGATCTGGCCAAAGcggatgttgag GAAGTCAACGCGATGTGGC GCGGACTGGGATACTATAGACGTGCACGATCGTTACTTGCCGGAGCTAAGACGGTCATGTCCAAGTCGAAATATAATGGTAGATTACCTGATGATCCGCTGGtattggagaaggagatagatGGGGTAGGGAGGTATACAGCAG GCGCGATATGCTCAATGGCCTATGGAGTACGAACTCCAATC GTCGACGGGAACATACATCGCCTCTTGACTCGATTACTCGCTCTCCACGCTCCCCAGACCGCTCCCTCAACGATCAAATTCCTCTGGACAGCTGCCGAGGAACTTGTGCACAGTCTTCCGGAGGTCGACGGAATAGCGGGCGATTGGAATCAGGCGTTGATGGAATTGGGCAGTCAGGTTTGTAAACCCGTTTCACCGGATTGTGCCGCATGCCCTCTAAGACAGGGATGTAAGGCTTATTCAGAG ATGTCGAACAAACCTCCTCTACCCGAGAAGCAAGACTCAGCTTGTAACTTGTGTGCTCCTATACCCTTATCTACCGGGACTGAGCTCATACCAAGCGTGACGGTTTTCCCTATGcgaaaggagaagaaggtctCAAGGGCCGAGGAAGAGTCCGTGTTGGTATTGGAAtggagaagggagaatgacgatgagaggaAATGGTTGTTTGTCAAAAGACctgagaaag GTCTACTAGCAGGATTATTCGAACCGCCCACCACGCCTGTTCCCATATCCTCAACATCGTCTCGATGCCTCGAAGCGTCAATGAAAGCCTTGAAGGACTATATCGATATCCAACCTGAAATGGGGGAACATCGATATGTATCTTCGATACCCCATATATTCTCACATATCAATATGACATACCATATCCACCactccatcatcaccactcCGCCTTCGCCTTCCGTACTTCCCACAGCATCTCGACAGGGGGTATGGCTaagtgaagaggaagtggtaCATGCCAACGTAGGGACGGGGGTCAAGAAAGTTTGGGCGGAGGTGTACGGCTCATGGGGTTCTTTCGATACCACCCAACCCACTAGGTCTAAAGCGGCGACCAAGAAGGGTGGTGCCAAGGGGGACAAGAAGAGACCTTTAGAGGAAGTTGTGAAGAATGAGAACGGCAAGAttgtgaagaaggtgatgatgccTGCTATGCCTAGTAGGAAGGCTAAGGAGGTTGCTTCATGA
- a CDS encoding glycerol-3-phosphate dehydrogenase (NAD(+)) produces MGKEKVAIIGSGNWGSAIAKLAGGNVKKHSDVFDDSKVPMWVFEEDYEGRKLTEIINTDHENKKYLPDVKFSENVVAVPDLVEAVKGATALVFVMPHQFLSKCLDQLEGKVEKNAKAISLIKGVGVEGSDIHVFADVIQDRLGISTSALSGANIANEVAIDRFSETTVGYRTEEEGQMWQKLFQTPHFKVQLIDDVAGVSLCGALKNIVAVAAGFIDGLEYGNNSKAAIMRIGLLEMKHFCQEFFKDVKEESFLQESAGVADVITSCLGGRNRKCAEAFVKQKKPFDELERDMLNGQKLQGIHTAKDVHIFLKARDRLGAYPLFDKVYHISWEGLPVEKLTEGL; encoded by the exons ATGGGTAAAGAGAAAGTAGCTATCATAGGTTCAGGTAATTG GGGATCGGCAATTGCTAAACTCGCTGGAGGGAATGTGAAGAAGCATTCAGATGTGTTCGACGATTCCAAAGTACCCATGTGGGTCTTTGAGGAGGAC TACGAAGGTCGTAAACTCACCGAAATCATTAATACCGATCATGAGAACAAAAAGTATCTTCCAGATGTGAAGTTCTCAGAGAACGTTGTGGCTGTGCCGGATCTCGTGGAAGCTGTCAAGGGAGCTACTGCTTTGGTTTTCGTCATGCCCCATCAAT TCCTCTCGAAATGCCTCGATCAATTAGAAGGAAAGGTCGAGAAGAATGCCAAGGCCATCTCACttatcaag ggagtaggagtagagGGCTCCGACATCCACGTCTTCGCCGATGTCATTCAAGATCGATTGGGGATCTCTACTTCCGCTCTGAGTGGTGCAAACATCGCCAACGAAGTTGCCATTGATAGATTCTCTGAGACTACTGTCGGGTACAGgacagaggaggaaggacAGATGTGGCAGAAGCTTTTCC AGACACCTCATTTCAAGGTGCAGCTTATCGATGAT GTCGCTGGTGTCTCTCTTTGTGGTGCCCTTAAGAACATCGTAGCTGTAGCTGCTGGTTTCATCGATGGACTGGAGTACGGTAATAACTCGAAAG cTGCAATCATGCGAATCGGCTTGCTCGAGATGAAGCACTTCTGCCAAGAATTCTTCAAAGACGTCAAGGAAGAATCATTCTTGCAGGAAAGTGCCGGTGTGGCAGATGTCATCACGTCTT GCTTGGGAGGTAGAAATAGGAAATGTGCTGAGGCTTTCgtgaagcagaagaag CCCTTCGATGAATTGGAGAGGGACATGTTGAATGGACAGA AATTACAAGGCATTCACACT GCTAAAGACGTACACATCTTCCTCAAGGCTCGAGATAGACTTGGAGCGTATCCCTTGTTCGACAAGGTGTATCATATCTCCTGGGAAGGATTACCCGTGGAGAAGCTTACTGAGGGGCTTTAA
- a CDS encoding protein translocase SEC61 complex gamma subunit, archaeal and eukaryotic, which yields MAEKFTEFAEIPQQFIKEGTQFVNRCTKPSKEEYIQLCRAVAVGFVVMGFIGYFVKLIHIPINNILVGGA from the exons atgGCCGAGAAATTCACAGAGTTCGCTGAGATTCCTCAGCAGTTCATCAAGGAAGGTACacag TTCGTGAATAGATGTACGAAACCATCTAAGGAAG AATACATCCAACTCTGCCGAGCCGTAGCCGTGGGTTTCGTAGTAATGGGCTTCATAGGTTATTTCGTCAAACTCATCCACATTCCTAT CAACAACATCTTAGT GGGTGGTGCATAG